One genomic window of Anthonomus grandis grandis chromosome 3, icAntGran1.3, whole genome shotgun sequence includes the following:
- the LOC126733719 gene encoding uncharacterized protein LOC126733719 isoform X1, protein MLQALRAGSVPEEALEICLASITTSTIQQYNSALKLWWQFRKSRNMKVYSASVPDILKFFTTQFKNGATYTSLNSFRAALTQILGPELTSDFRIKRFFTGVHSLRPTAPRYNYTGNPCIVLTYVKSMSNETLSLQDLTYKLAILIALATGQRVQTLANIEVENIIIDENKVEVKIPKKLKTSAKGRIRPTLLLPFFNQDKKICLARTLIEYLNKTKNLRQTSKNLFITVKKPHRLVTSQTISRWLKVILKKSGLDTNKFTAHSTRHAATSADARKGVSYDSIRLAAGWSEKSSVFANHYNRPLLQKDNFATTCS, encoded by the coding sequence ATGCTCCAAGCCCTGAGAGCTGGTTCAGTACCTGAAGAAGCTTTAGAAATTTGCTTGGCCTCCATTACTACCTCTACAATTCAACAATATAATTCAGCTCTTAAACTGTGGTGGCAATTTAGAAAATCTCGAAACATGAAAGTTTATTCAGCCTCTGtcccagatattttaaaattttttactactcaatttaaaaatggagCTACTTATACgtctttaaattcatttagaGCAGCTCTTACTCAAATTTTGGGGCCAGAATTAACTTCGGATTTTAGAATTAAGAGGTTTTTTACAGGGGTCCATAGTTTAAGACCTACTGCTCCCAGATACAATTACACAGGGAACCCCTGTATTGTTTTGACGTATGTTAAATCTATGTCTAATGAAACATTAAGCCTTCAAGACCTCACATATAAATTAGCAATCCTTATTGCCTTGGCTACTGGTCAAAGAGTACAGACTTTAGCCAACATagaagttgaaaatattattatagatgaAAACAAAGTTGAggttaaaatacctaaaaaacttaaaacttcaGCCAAAGGTCGAATTCGACCTACTCTTCTTTTGCCTTTCTTTAATCAAGATAAGAAAATTTGTCTAGCTAGAACCTTAAttgagtatttaaataaaaccaagaaTTTAAGACAGACgtcaaaaaacctttttattacCGTTAAGAAACCTCATAGACTTGTCACTTCTCAAACAATTTCTAGATGGTTAAAGGTGATTCTAAAGAAGAGTGGGTTGGATACGAACAAATTCACAGCTCATAGTACTCGCCATGCTGCGACGTCTGCAGATGCGCGAAAGGGAGTATCTTATGACTCTATTCGGCTTGCAGCTGGCTGGTCGGAGAAATCCTCTGTTTTTGCCAATCATTATAACAGACCTTTGCTTCAAAAAGACAATTTTGCAACGACTTGTTCTTAG
- the LOC126733717 gene encoding TWiK family of potassium channels protein 12 — protein MPLDRERSFRMSARSKGPIRHYHVPKQKKHKEKLIDCCRKMMTFMCTQVGVGALVIGYTVIGAFGFKYIELQGSNNTEILQVARIRNATVKELWKAVEKNNIFERREFNYDVGNVLFQHQLEVVKVFKHGYDERLTKEIWTFPAALMFCLSIITMVGYGNMVPKTKEGKILTMVYALFGIPLYILYFKNMGKILAGSFKWIYRRLYECSTEQDEESQRKKIIVPSTACLWVIFAYILTGAIMFSEWEKWDFLDSTYFCVTSLGKVGFGDLVPGADVTAYNDGNQTKLIINFIYILLGLGLVAMCYNLMREEIKEKLREMNEDFTQCLEDTKIRFLICCQKCRKKPEVDEMYEEYSM, from the exons ATGCCTTTGGACAGAGAAAGATCTTTCAGGATGAGTGCCAGGTCGAAAGGACCAATAAGGCACTACCACGTGCCGAAACAGAAAAAACACAAAGAAAAACTAATCGATTGTTGTCGAAAAATGATGACTTTCATGTGCACTCAAGTGGGAGTCGGAGCTTTGGTTATCGGATACACCGTTATCGGGGCCTTCGGTTTCAAATATATCGAGCTGCAAGG CTCGAACAACACGGAAATCCTGCAGGTGGCCCGAATCAGAAACGCTACGGTGAAGGAGCTATGGAAAGCTGTggaaaagaataatatttttgagaGAAGAGAGTTTAATTATGACGTCGGTAATGTTTTGTTTCAGCATCAGCTTGAGGTGGTAAAAGTGTTTAAACAtg GTTATGATGAAAGACTGACCAAAGAAATATGGACTTTCCCGGCAGCTCTGATGTTCTGCCTCAGCATTATCACCATGGTGGGTTATGGCAATATGGTACCTAAAACCAAAGAGGGGAAAATTTTGACTATGGTATACGCTTTGTTCGGAATACCtttgtatatattatacttTAAG aacatGGGGAAAATATTGGCGGGCAGTTTTAAATGGATTTATAGGCGTTTGTATGAGTGTTCCACTGAGCAAGACGAGGAGAGCCAAAGGAAGAAGATTATTGTGCCAAGCACTGCCTGTCTTTGGGTtatttttgcatatattttaaCTG GAGCCATAATGTTTAGTGAATGGGAAAAGTGGGACTTTTTAGACTCCACCTATTTCTGTGTCACATCACTTGGTAAAGTTGGTTTTGGTGATTTGGTGCCTGGAGCCGATGTCACCGCTTATAATGATGGAAACCAAACTAAGTTAATCattaatttcatatatattttattag GTCTGGGTTTAGTAGCAATGTGTTACAACTTAATGCGAGAAGAAATCAAGGAAAAACTGAGGGAAATGAATGAGGATTTCACCCAATGTTTGGAAGATACCAAAATTCGGTTTTTGATTTGTTGTcaaaaatgtcgaaaaaaacCGGAAGTGGATGAAATGTATGAGGAGTATTCAATGTAG